One window of the Cryptomeria japonica chromosome 7, Sugi_1.0, whole genome shotgun sequence genome contains the following:
- the LOC131056351 gene encoding uncharacterized protein LOC131056351 yields MFAYFRKERWELVSEMYKLAKPFSQLKDFPILNHLHKFKNVEANPVLSTIVEASFTCFFHRPEKKCDKLVLNPLKQARDINRILRRVKEAQGDLVTDLLVHILRLKQQDLFAGEDGTRESHQRENFEKEEEEREKQVREIIKLLRLNILEKERVAVVILGDSGHGTKKLANAVYDCLKVKLSFEGWKLFLEKPAENGELQELVLQIEKMKNEHVLICIENMVQVQHLRRILDMKSMNPKKFRLLVTSLNKGVKALLEEYKFTCEEFICIEDNREDYSQWKNYPLLGEMLEIYHKIANEANKETLNKVSEDNLIYETFNFALEYAFNYLPLRAQDAFLDICFFFSEWDWDEISLIVGKPEVETLEADAWVKRDSTNKISIPEHTLKWARETRRIESGRLTSTVDLQNVLDNEENSMQIKGIWLPGANETVEIPAEKLELMCDTLRVLSLGRTTVVKGNCNKSFEKLIFLQACGTSISFVNLKELRNLSYLSYDRDEDFDPSQLPPELKVVKLCGDEKFKYPVGPGEKECVARRLENLSTIKVQKFQRLRILDPKIFRPNDKLKELSVSSCSVVELPKSLTQLYALQRLDLHDCKNLLKLPNSFGNLLCLTRLDLSYCSSLKRLPESFGKLQRLEELILSFCSALKQLPASFVRLGKLKKVTFSHCFNMHKLPDKFEQLRSLEELDLSYCKSLKFLPVHFELLSSLHFLNLDGCSKLEKLPDNFPESLFSSESVAMKMSGCSSLTELQDEFCQSNKIEDLSLASCTHLERLPNQINELTQLRYLNLSDCQSLRKLPNKFSGLRCLEGLNLRSCHKLRDLCDGFNCLQSLKYLNLSDCPILEAKWLTSVRKIGSLAFVDIRKSQKLEGKWKERLPMPHHFKMITEEKPEDKINNEQNILSKKSSKIFKDKAILVCKDGSTFFPSKEIPEGTTLVLIFDHNNSHWGREMLENNVDELMTNLSEHWQIIYIGKSFSALPPKLADRIIAYTPDNPEALSFFDKCLSINAETDFWSFNTYIIKTKVEEKRFKQWESISGTLTGKNFSLQNYHKLQYTEENTGVDFLEALLKTKEDDRLMSKGNKKVSINDLKKNIIFLLISTVEISKSQMSFLKEMYDEMRNTEHDLKVEWVWFPMPDADKDMSVSNDHTDIPWVVISGKWLMEQSTVNKILRERLGFCEMPILVSLAASGRISIADVMPLLATQGSEACLFLNKVMPRKLSKKDSDKLDMMMKQFHLNVLFKDILMDAEKKLSGFQMIWLYGGDPEKISDFNSKLSRLIKNMDRNCKIQILYVGRGRFLHDINSIKEEEDLHRKNTDGIKWLSLSIKDMKKFWHRMHYLVYLIAYQIREEDKKLLSASNNEEEVKKLNSQKKEEFKKLDSLRRLMLGLLSFDCLSRRNGTVWMMAVDGFNNGNFTGRGKELVDLLSANIEKNIDSSIYIETGVGEVYSRKHFLKGGLIKVEKSSEDLAAKTTFKDAPWFVVHPSSQVEEQISASMSCSICYVGDPVYHCDACGYFGICEKCYIHEFVGNVEVTTH; encoded by the exons GCTTGTGCTGAATCCATTGAAACAAGCAAGAGACATCAATAGGATTCTCCGTCGAGTCAAGGAAGCGCAGGGAGATTTGGTTACAGATTTGCTTGTGCACATTTTACGTCTTAAGCAACAAGACCTCTTTGCTGGTGAAG ATGGCACGAGAGAAAGTCATCAGAGAGAAAATTtcgaaaaggaagaagaagagagagagaagcAGGTGAGAGAAATAATTAAACTTCTTAGGCTGAATATACTTGAGAAGGAACGCGTAGCTGTGGTTATACTGGGTGATAGCGGGCACGGCACGAAAAAGCTGGCCAACGCCGTATATGATTGTTTGAAAGTGAAACTATCTTTTGAAGGTTGGAAGTTGTTCCTGGAAAAGCCGGCGGAAAATGGGGAATTACAAGAGTTGGTTTTGCAAATTGAGAAAATGAAAAATGAGCACGTCTTGATATGCATCGAGAACATGGTGCAGGTGCAGCATCTCAGAAGGATTTTAGACATGAAATCaatgaatccaaaaaaattcagGTTGCTTGTAACGTCTCTGAACAAGGGCGTCAAGGCACTACTTGAGGAGTATAAGTTTACATGTGAGGAGTTCATTTGCATTGAAGACAACCGAGAGGATTATTCACAATGGAAAAACTATCCCCTCCTTGGAGAAATGCTCGAAATCTACCATAAAATAGCCAATGAAGCAAACAAAGAAACTTTAAATAAAGTTAGTGAAGACAATCTCATATATGAAACTTTTAACTTTGCCTTAGAATATGCATTTAATTACCTTCCGTTAAGAGCTCAGGATGCATTCCTCGACATCTGTTTTTTCTTCTCGGAATGGGATTGGGATGAAATTTCTCTTATTGTGGGAAAGCCAGAGGTTGAAACGCTAGAAGCAGATGCGTGGGTGAAAAGGGATAGTACCAATAAGATATCAATTCCAGAGCACACCCTTAAATGGGCCCGGGAAACGCGACGAATAGAAAGTGGAAGACTAACCAGCACAGTTGACCTTCAAAATGTCCTGGATAATGAGGAG AATTCTATGCAAATCAAAGGAATTTGGTTGCCCGGTGCAAATGAGACAGTTGAAATTCCTGCTGAAAAGCTAGAGCTTATGTGCGATACCCTCCGAGTTCTTTCATTGGGACGAACAACGGTTGTTAAGGGTAACTGTAATAAATCATTTGAGAAATTGATATTTTTACAAGCATGTGGAACTTCAATTAGTTTTGTCAATCTGAAAGAGCTCAGGAACTTGAGCTACCTCAGCTATGATAGAGATGAGGATTTCGATCCCTCCCAG TTACCCCCAGAACTGAAAGTTGTGAAACTGTGTGGAGATGAAAAGTTCAAATATCCTGTTGGACCCGGGGAAAAGGAATGCGTTGCTAGGAGATTGGAGAACCTGAGTACAATAAAAGTACAAAAATTCCAAAGGTTGCGTATACTGGATCCCAAAATATTTAGGCCTAATGACAAGCTGAAAGAATTGTCCGTAAGTTCATGCAGTGTAGTAGAGCTTCCTAAAAGTTTGACTCAGTTGTACGCTCTCCAAAGGCTGGATCTTCATGACTGCAAAAACCTCCTCAAATTGCCCAATTCATTTGGTAACCTTCTATGTTTAACAAGACTGGATTTGAGTTATTGTTCGTCATTGAAACGGCTTCCAGAGTCGTTCGGTAAGCTTCAACGCTTAGAAGAATTAATTCTAAGTTTTTGTTCAGCATTAAAACAACTGCCGGCGAGTTTTGTGCGTTTGGGTAAACTGAAGAAGGTTACATTCTCGCATTGCTTTAATATGCATAAGCTTCCTGACAAGTTTGAACAATTGAGATCTCTTGAAGAGCTTGACTTGTCATATTGCAAGAGTTTAAAATTTCTGCCTGTGCATTTTGAGCTGCTTTCTTCATTGCATTTTCTCAACTTGGATGGCTGTAGCAAACTAGAGAAACTACCCGATAACTTTCCTGAAAGCTTATTCAGCTCAGAATCTGTCGCTATGAAGATGTCAGGATGCTCAAGTTTGACAGAACTACAGGATGAGTTTTGCCAAAgtaacaagattgaagatctatcATTAGCTTCTTGCACCCATTTAGAGCGGCTTCCCAACCAAATTAATGAGTTAACCCAACTTAGATATCTGAATTTGTCAGATTGTCAAAGTTTGCGTAAGCTTCCGAATAAATTCAGTGGGCTTAGATGTCTTGAAGGCTTGAATTTAAGGTCCTGTCATAAATTGCGAGATTTATGTGATGGCTTTAACTGTCTCCAATCATTAAAATATCTCAACCTCTCAGACTGTCCTATTTTGGAAGCCAAGTGGCTCACATCAGTGAGAAAAATTGGGAGCCTGGCGTTTGTGGACATTAGGAAAAGTCAAAAACTGGAGGGTAAATGGAAGGAAAGACTTCCCATGCCGCACCACTTTAAAATGATAACGGAAGAGAAACCAGAAGATAAG ATTAATAATGAACAGAATATTTTGAGCAAGAAATCATCCAAAATTTTCAAAGACAAAGCAATCCTGGTTTGCAAGGACGGAAGCACTTTCTTTCCCTCCAAAGAAATCCCAGAAGGCACTACTTTGGTACTCATTTTTGATCATAATAATTCACACTGGGGTCGAGAAATGCTGGAGAACAACGTGGATGAGCTTATGACAAATTTGAGTGAACATTGGCAAATAATTTACATTGGGAAATCTTTCAGCGCACTTCCACCAAAGCTGGCAGACAGAATTATTGCATATACACCTGACAATCCTGAAGCTCTCTCATTTTTTGATAAATGCTTATCAataaatgcagaaactgacttttgGAGTTTCAACACATATATAATTAAGACAAAAGTTGAGGAGAAGCGATTCAAACAATGGGAAAGTATCTCAGGTACATTGACAGGAAAGAATTTCAGCTTGCAAAACTACCACAAGCTTCAGTATACAGAAGAAAACACTGGCGTTGATTTTCTGGAGGCGTTACTCAAGACAAAAGAGGATGATAGGTTAATGTCGAAAGGCAATAAGAAG GTTTCAATCAATGATCTTAAAAAGAACATTATCTTCCTACTTATTTCAACGGTGGAGATATCCAAATCACAAATGTCATTCCTAAAGGAAATGTATGATGAGATGCGAAACACAGAACATGATCTCAAAGTTGAATGGGTTTGGTTTCCAATGCCAGATGCTGATAAAGATATGTCTGTTTCGAATGATCACACAGATATACCATGGGTAGTAATTTCAGGTAAATGGCTAATGGAGCAATCAACTGTCAACAAAATCTTACGGGAAAGATTAGGCTTCTGCGAAATGCCTATACTTGTGAGCTTGGCTGCTTCGGGACGTATTTCTATCGCAGACGTGATGCCCCTGTTGGCGACGCAGGGTTCAGAAGCATGCCTATTTCTGAATAAAGTGATGCcaagaaagttgtcaaaaaaggATTCTGACAAACTGGATATGATGATGAAACAATTCCACTTGAACGTTCTGTTCAAGGATATTTTGATG GACGCGGAGAAGAAGTTGAGCGGGTTTCAAATGATCTGGTTATATGGTGGCGATCCTGAGAAAATATCAGATTTTAACAGTAAGTTAAGTCGTCTTATAAAAAACATGGACAGAAACTGCAAAATCCAGATACTGTATGTTGGAAGGGGACGCTTTCTGCATGATATAAACAgtataaaagaagaagaagacttgcaTAGAAAGAACACTGATGGCATTAAATGGTTGAGCCTGAGCATTAAGGATATGAAGAAGTTCTGGCACCGCATGCACTATTTGGTATATCTGATAGCATATCAGATACGAGAGGAAGATAAAAAATTACTTTCAGCGTCTAACAATGAAGAGGAGGTTAAAAAATTAAATTCTCAGAAGAAAGAGGAATTTAAAAAGTTAGACAGTCTTCGGAGGCTAATGCTAGGTCTCCTGTCTTTTGATTGTCTCTCCAGAAGAAATGGCACTGTGTGGATGATGGCAGTGGATGGGTTTAACAATGGCAACTTCACAGGGAGAGGGAAAGAGCTAGTGGACTTATTATCCGCtaatattgaaaaaaatatagATTCATCCATATATATAGAAACTGGGGTAGGGGAAGTGTATTCAAGGAAACACTTTCTAAAAGGCGGATTGATAAAAGTAGAGAAGTCATCTGAAGATCTAGCTGCAAAGACCACCTTCAAAGACGCGCCATGGTTTGTGGTACATCCCTCATCACAAGTTGAAGAACAAATTTCAGCTAGTATGTCTTGCTCCATCTGCTATGTCGGAGACCCTGTCTATCATTGTGATGCGTGTGGATATTTTGGCATATGTGAAAAGTGCTACATCCATGAATTTGTAGGAAATGTTGAGGTCACCACGCACTAG